The genome window TTATGTTCATGATGCAGCCAGGTTGTGTACATATATGTGTGGTCTAAAGACAAGTATATTTGAGGCCTTAGTATTACACAAAACTGTTCAATTGCACAGTGAATTTCCAAAAACATTGAGATGCTGTGTGATAGTGAATTGagaatgaagcctcatgaaccatttgctttatttttagaccccactagatggcggtcttggcttgaaaaaaaaaaaacttcactacTGTGCATAAAATTCAGAATTGAGAATTTTAATACTTAAAAAACAAGTCTTTCAATTGAATACATGTCATAAAGGATTCGCTtattattgaatttttttttttaacatttttttttacaccaatgcccttaacttttttggaattgagGCTGTAATTTCGCAAACATAATAATCTACACATACACCAACttgcgcgcgcgcacacacacacacacacacacacacacacacacaatactcaTATTTTCTGTTATTGATTTGATTAACCAGCTTGGAGCAAGACATCAGAGTAAAATTATTACTTCCTGTtaccaacagggggcgctataaatatgtgtcaatattgacatgcggatgtgttcagggctggactctTATCAGGCATGAGTAATTTGCAACAGATTGGACAAAGTTTGCTGATGTTAGAGCGTAGTTAGAGCGTGACTTTTGAAAGTCATCGAAATTTGCAATGCCGCAACATGCAGTTTTCCCTAAAATGTGCCAAAAACATATTGAGCCTATTCTGGCCAAATGTCAAGCGGATTGGGTGAACTGGTTCAGAGCAGGACATCACAGAGTAAAACCTTAATATCGCATGTTCCTGCCTATTtctgatggggggggggggggggctataACTTAACATATCAACAGAGTTCAGGCCCGGAGGCTCATCATGTGTGAGACATTTGGGATGGATTGGATAATGTATGCTCAAGTTCCTGTTACAAATTCCTGTTTTATGGCGAAAAATGCCATATTTCGCtgccatgccacacccacaaactaaaaacatttttttaatcaaacaggTCTTATGATGGgattgaccaagtttgaagttgattgGGTAAAAGCTGTTGGAGAATTTCGTTAAAGTACGGAACCTGTAAATGGCCAAGAAATGCCAAAATTCGGAGTCAAGATGGCCGACTCCCTGTTCATTTTCATGTATGGGTCCTTGATGCTTTTGGTGCATCTCCCCATGATAGACATATGCACCGAATGTCATGTCTCTATGACATTCATGTGTGAGGGGGCACTACTGAGCCAATTTGCCATGCCCCTTCGCGCAACCTCTAAAATACCAAATTTCTTCACCAGACTTGATGTGCGTTCAAAATGTCAactgtcaaaaatgtcaaaatgcaaCTTTTTGAGTATGATAAAACCTCCTAAAAAGCAACTCATTTAtcgtaataacaataataacaattccttcaatttcaataggTTCCTCACAGCCGCTTGCGGTCGATGACCAGACcctaaaaattaaattaaagacagACAGTCATTGGCCTTACCTCCAGTAACAAAGCCTGTTAGTGTCCCAGACATGGCCCGGTTAACCTCAGTGTTCTAATAAAGGGCACTAAAGCACTCAGAGCATAAAGTGCtgagaaggaaaaacaaaattgaaaatcAAAGCACAACATATATTCTTAAAGGATCCCTTACACAAATAGATGATGTGAGAGTGATCAGAGAATAATAAAATTTCCAAACTGAAAAGGCCAGTGCTTCCATGCTTCTACATATGATAGAAATGATAATATAGAGTTAGAAAAAAGTACAGTTttatgtgcatatttttatgtttcaaattTTATCACTAGGACTTGAGGTCCCAGTTGAATCTGTGCCATTTCCCATTTTCTTAAAGAATTGTTGAGATAATCAATAATTAATCATAACTTATTTATTAAAGgtcatctgtttttttattacattgagGTGATATGTACTGTGTAATATAACAAAAAGGATCTACCAAAGTCATGTGATTCAACAGACATTTACAGAATACATGCACCAACACAAAACAGCTCTGACTATTTCTTCATGTTCTTCATCCTActttggattcaccaaagtcacacactaacacaaacAAGCAAACCGATTAAGGTATCGGTAGTTCAGCAACTCCCATGTGCTCACTCCCAACTTGTCAGAACCCCCAGCTTGGTCAGTCAGATACAGATGCTCCAGGCACTCCTCAAGCAAACAACTTTGACACCAGTCTTCTTGGTCAAAGTCTGGAATTTGTTAGATCATCTATAAAGGGTATAAATACAAAGAGTACAAAGGTACACTCAGGGTGGGTGGAAAGCAAGGTGGATGGGTCAGTTTCTCTCAGGGTCTAATATTGCCGTGAATAGGTTTACAGGTTATTGGAAAGTCTGGCACATCTCATACACATGCTAAAGGCTGCCTTGGCTATCTTTATCTGCAACAAGATCGCCAACcaaaacgacagaatagaccatttgtcaataccacccataacggcggctatgagcatttgtcaaaatgagcgttgTGGCCCACAGTGCCGTGGAGCATTCTAAATACATGTAAACTCCTGGTAAGTTGTTATAAAAATgcttaaacagtaaatacatctACATAAATGCcagccatttaaactctgcatcttTGTCAAGCATTATTACTATGTCCGCAAGATGGTGGTGGAGGaaagtctaaaacataaatatgttgtatattggggcgtcccggtggctcacactggtagagcgcttaccacgtaggctgagtccttgctgcggcggagccgggttcgaatccggcctgagctccctttgccgcatgtcttcccctctatcaccccctttctatctgtcactatcaataaagcaaaaaaatgacaaaaaaaaaaattctttataAATATGTTGTATATTGCAGCCTATACACACACCAtgtattgacgtttttgaggagCGACCACTCTTATCTGACAGCAAATGGCACTCTACTGGAGGTAACAAGCTGACTTTGTAGCTACCATAAAATCCTGTCCATTTAAGGTAAGGGAACAATGATGATCTTGGTTGAATCTGTACTGCAAGTATTCAGATAGATTATGTCACAAGAAAAGAGCCCTTTGTTGTCATGAACCCAAAGTGAATTATCACAAACTGAAGTTTGCCTTCAGCCtttaacgcctggattccactggatgcgtaacgactccgacaggggtctgtctgcaacggctgcgtatctacgcagtccgtcaacacccaccggatccgtctgtgtcggagctgttgcggacagcagagtcccgaggacgcacgagatctcgcgaattcacgcctaatcaattgatataactggaagataatcaacatctcctcggtaatgactggagacaaatccagcgactccgtcttaacgagcgctaacgaggtcggccggcttgttaacgagccggccgacctcgttagcgaacccgaggtattttattttgaaaatataccggtgttttattttgtgtctgtgcaagacttcctgtcccgaacgatctgctctgtgctgaatttatgcgtagtgctccgtcgtccgacaaaaatagaagctctgcgcaagtgttgcgagggctgtcggatggccctgcgttgtcggactcattacgcagcggatctgcagtcggtggaatctcacacattgattataatgggtgcgtaacggctccgacgacggatctgcagccgttacgcatccagtggaatccaggcgttagtGCCATTCAGtccattgttttggttttgtagGCTGCAACACAACTGTTTTGGTAGATAGATCCTTTAATAATCCTTtacaggaaattacagtgtcACAAACAGCGTATGGACAgacataacaaacacacattccctCATATAgctaaaatacttttaaaaagattaaaaaaaacaataaatacaactagaaaatttcctcgggggaaattttgaaagggccacgggggctattGGCgatgtgtgtacactatgatgagattcttcagagatttcaaactatgccctttaacctcaaaatgtgtgtgtgtgtgtgtgtgtgtgtgtgtgtgtgtaattaaaatcacataaagttactgtgtgtgtgtgtgtgtgtgtgcgtgtgtgtgtgcatgcatgcgcgTGCGTGCGTtagaagcatgtgtatgcatatgtgaggagtgtgcgtgcttacgcgcatgtgtgtgtgtatctgtaactgtaatctcatcaaagatcaaaggcaatcagatcaaagcaatcaacagaattaccTGGCACCTGTTAATGTCCCGGAGCATtgacaggtggaatttctggcctcgaacagaaagcatttttggcaaaaccataatacctatcattgatccgacctcactttgagcgtcccgagttcttcctgaacgtctacatatgattttttttgagaaaaattaaaaaatagctttgttagagtgatctaaaaaaactgttccatcttccttttttccgaaatcttcctgcgttttttatatgggacccaatgaggctgttggtggtgttggtgccgcatctgtgcgtcgtacgcccaaactataactctgaaaGCTTTACCAGAgcattgtgagtgagaagacacattttcctacatttctatgtataaattatttctgtagagtggaatttgcggcctggagcgcagttttcaaatttattttttgacaattttttctctccctctacactctggcgatgatgtcacacactgtgacacgaacattccgtgcaatacacacccattataatctcagaatttctccaaaaatgatcatgatcattgaacagggattgataaaaaactatatgacctatcgaaatgtggattaatacaccaatacacaagacttgtgtctactgtttaaagtttaaatggagtctctaggtagACGTAGAAGTAGACGttaaaaaatctccaattattgttctttttcgctaattttttttcggcagtcccattcattttaatcacttacgtcgcgaaaaatttgtgttctgtagagaaaagtaatagcacaccgatcccgatcaaactgcacgttttgatatatcatttgtcctgcaactcttcaagttgtaggactagtagcgggacgaaattgcgtccggaagaggaagaagaaaaactccacagtataacagtagtgctcggggctttgcagctattgctgtatgggaccagtgctcggtgcgattgccccgaggccctaataataaatactacaaagtgcaaagttatttttgtgcattataaAACCGTATGGCAGCTGGTATACAGGACTTCTTGTAGCGCTCCGTTTTGCACATTGGTGCAATTAGTCTGACTGAAGCTGCTGTTCTTGATCACCTTCAGGGCATGTAGTGGGTGAGTGGGGTTAGTCATTATTGCATGCAGTTTGTTGAGGATTCTGGCCTCTGCCACCTGCTGGACCTTTAGCTGCTCAGCCCCGACCACTGAGCTGGCCTCTCCCCAACATGCCACAGCGAAAAACAGAGCACTGGCCACCACTGAGTTGTAGACAGTGCACAGTAGGGGTTGGCAGATGTTAAATGACCTTAGTCTCCTCAGGAAAAAGAGTCTACTTTGTCCCTTCTTGTACACCACCTCCATGTGGCTTTTCCAGTCCAGCTCACTGTCGAGCTGCACACCAAGGTACCTGTGGTTGGCGACCATCTCCACCATAGTGCCCCCGATGCTGATTGGTGTTGGTtgagtcctcctcctccccctcctgaaATCCACAACTatcttctttgtctttgtggTGTTGAGATGGAGATTATTGTGTGTACTCCACTCCACAAAGTTCTCTATGGTGTCTCTGTACTCCTCCTCATTTCCCCCTTTGATGAGGCCAACAACAGCTGTGTCGTCTGAATATTTTTGCAAGAAGCAACTGTCAGTGTTATGTTTGTACTCCGCTGTGTAGAtggtgaacaggaatggagccagcaCAGTGCATGGAGTGCACAGTGCAGGATGGTGCATGAAATATTGTTCTATAGGCGCTGTTGGGTCTGACTGCCGGTCAGTCAGACCTCTCCACCGAGTTGTTTGATGCAGCGAGGAAAGACACCAGGGAAGACGGTCAGTTTGTGGTATAATGCTCTATTTCAAGCTTTATTGCGCAGTTTGCAAAGTGCGGAGATCACTCTTACAGAGATTACATAGAATGCATCTGTTCAACACAACACCCAGAGAGATCTGACTTTCTATCTACGGAGTCTCTTCATATACGCCCTGTTCTTAGCTTGTCCTTACATGACATGTTTATCACATTGCTGAAGCTGGCCTTTACCTGACCTGTTTATCATACTGCTATAGCTGTCCTTTATCTGACCTGTTTATCCTAATGCTGCATTAACACTCCGTGTCTCACTCACTCTTCCTCTTTTGCAAGTTCTATGTATCGCAAACCCTTGTGGTTATGGCCCCCACCCTCGTTATCTGCACGTTGTGTGACTTCTTGTTTTGTACCAGTCACATTTTGTACTATTTGCACCCAAGTGACCATTTTAGAGCCTGCGGCCCTTGACTACGCTTCAGTATTTACACACAGCGCACATACTGTAGTCTGAGATAAAGGTAGTCCAAACACCACAGTACCAATAATGGATCCACCTTCATCATCTCCATCTTCTCCCCTAGCAGACGTGGCTGGATGGTATTAAAGGCAGATGAGAAGTCAAAGAATGTTATCCTTACAGATGCATCAGAGGTGTCCAGATGTGTGTATGCCCTCTGCAGCATGTAAATGAGGGCATCATCGACACTGATGTTAGGCTGATATGCAAACTGTAAAGGGTCCATTTGAGTAGATACACTAGTCCTGATGTAGGAGAGGACAAGTCTCTCAAATGTCTTCATGATATGTGAAGTGAGtgctactggtctgtagtcattgTGGTGCGTGGGATGGGTCTTCTTTGGGACAGGTACCAGGCAAAATGTTTTCCACAGCCTTGGGACCTTCTGTAGGCGCAAGCTCAGGTTGAACAGTTGTGTTAGGATACCACACAACTCTGAAGAGCAAGTCTTCAGTAGCCTTGGGCTGATGTCATCGGGCCCCACTGCTTTCCCTGGCTTCAGCCTGTCCAGCATCATCTTAACCTGGGCAGTATGGAGAGTCATAGGTGGGGTTGCTGGTGGAGTAGGAGGTGAGAAGAGGGGACTCTGTGCAGGTGACATCTCAGGAGTGTtggagagagggaggtggagaggaaGCAGCATTGGTCAGCAGACCAGGTAGGGGCGGCTGGGGTGGTGGTGTGGGGTAGTCAAATCTGTTGAAAAATCTGTTCAGATCATCAGCCAGACTCAGTTCACCATCAGGCAGTGTACTGCCCTTCTGCTTCATGCCCGTGATCTTTCGCATTCCAGTCCATACCTGCTTCACTCcatcctgctgcagctgttgttCCAGTTTGAGCCGATATATTTCTTTCCCCTCCTTAATCCTCACCTTCAGTTCcttttgaatttctttgattttATTCCTGTCGCCCTCCCTGAAAgcctttttcttctcatttagtAAGGCCTTCAGGCTGCTGGTTATCCATGGTTTGTTGTTAGGGAAGCAACAAATTACCCTGGATGGAATGATGTCATCATAACAGAAATTGATGTAATGGGTAATGCATTCTGTTAGGCCGTCGATGTCTTCCCCATACTCCTCACAGAACACATCCCAATCTGTTGTCTCAAAACAGCACCTCAGGGCTTCATCAGCCTCAGGATGCCAGGCTCTTGATGTTCTGGTGGTGACAGGCAGCCTCTTTGCAGCTGGGGTgtaggagggagagagatgtaGCATGTTGTGGTCTGATTGACCAAGAGGGGGCAGTGCTGTACATTTGtatgcattttttacatttgcataCAAGAGATCCAGTGTTTTAACACCTCTAGTTGCACAGTCAGTAAACTGTTTAAAAGTGGGCAAAGTcttagagagacagacatggtTGAAATCTCCAGACACAACAATGAACGCCTCTGGGAACTTGGACTGAAGTCTCACGATAGTGGTGTGAAGCACGTCACACGCGACTTCCACCTTGGCAGATGGGGGAATGTAAACAACAATGGCTATCACCACAGTGAACTCTCTGGGTAGGTATGATGGCCTTAAACTAACCGCTAAAAGTTCAATGTCCTTGTTGCAAACCTGTTCTTTGATAGTAGCATGATTAGGGTTACACCATTTGTTGTTGACGAGCAGTAAAAGCCCCCCTCCTTTCTGCTTACCGCTCGCTCCGGTGTCCCTGTCCGCTCGCATTGTCCTGAAGCCGGTGAAACTTATCAGGGAGTCAGGCGTGTTTTCCGTCAGCCACGTCTCTGTCAGGCATACGATGATGCTCTCCCGGTACAATTTCTGGTACCTGACTAGGCTTTCCAATTCTTCGAATTTGTTTGTTAGGCAGCAAACATTTCCCATTGTGATAGATGGTAGGGCTGGTTTAAAAGTCTCTCTCCATGTTGTCGCCAACCTCCTCTTGTTTCTCTTCATCCCTGCACGGGTTCCCCGATGTCTCCTCTGTAAGAGTTCCTTCGGTATGTCATGTCGAATCCCGAATATTGAGCCATGTACCAGGCTTATCAGTTCCTGACGGGTGTATACCACGGCAGCTTGCTCCATCCGTCTGGCCGATATTAGGGCACATATTTCCACTCCCCTTCCAGATAGTATGGTTAAGTCTTGGTTAAGAACTTAACAACACGCAAAAGTTGTAGCTAACACACTTATAGGAAGTCTAGAAAAATACTAAATCAACATTGaacatacacactacacaaaGCTGCACGCAACAGGCTGCCGTCTCACCGGCGCCACTCCTTGCCCTGCAGGCAAAGACAGTCAGTCTCAAAGAACTCATGAAATGATTTTCAAGCAGCAGCAGTAAAAGTAACAGTAGCAGTAAAAGTAACTGCAACAGTAACAACAGCAGCAGTAACGGTAACAGCAGTAGCAGTAACAGCAATAGTAGTAACAGCAGTAGCAGTAACAGCAGcagtaacagcagcagcaacagtagCAGGAACAGTAACAGCAGCATTAACAGCAGTGACAGCAGCAGTAACAGCAGTAGCAGTAACAGCAGCAGTAACAGCAGCAGTAacaataacagcagcagcagtatcaGCAGCAGTAATAGTAACAGCAGCAGtaacagcagcagtagcagtaacagcagcagcagtaacagTAACAGCAGCAATAACAGCAGCAGTAACAGCAACAGTAACATCAGCAGCAGTAacaataacagcagcagcagtatcaGCAGCAGTGACAGTAACAGCAGTAACAGCAGCAGTAACCGCAGAAGCAACAGCAGCAGTAAAAGTAACAGCAGTAACGGTAACAGCAGCAGTAACAGTAACAGCAGTAACGGTAACAGCAGTATCAgcaacagtgacagtaacagcaGCAGCGACAGTAACAGCAACAGTAACggtaacagcagcagcagtaacagTAACAGGAGCAGTAACAACAGTAACAgtaagagcagcagcagtaacagTAACATAAGCAGTAACAACAGTAACTAACAGCAGGCAGCCAGAGTTAGAGACGTGCTGGTGAACAAAGTGGAGCATGTAACAGCTTCAGATCCAGACAGCAATGCAAAGTGATGAGTGGTGAAAGAGGGGTCAGATGGTCAGATGGTAGGTGGGGTAGCTAGGGAGTTAatatgttttttgctctttgcaGCTATTACTGATCAATTAAAAGACATAGTTTTTCTTTTAGTTGAAGTGTTTGTGAAATCAATTTATAAATGTCATATCCAAGCTCTATAACAACTTCATTGTAATTCGGTTTGTGTCATTTCAGTGTGCTTGGCATTTGCACCCCGTTCAAGCAACACAGTTAAGCTACTGTAACAATTCTTCTGTTTAAAGATATCATCAGTAAGTAGGTCCATTTGAACTATGTGCCACACTGTTGTCTCAGTGTCAAATTCCAAAAGAAATCCAAAGCAAAATTGTTTAATTATATCCTGTTATGTAATATTGTTGTAGCATAAAGAAAATGGAACCATCAAAGGCTAACATTGACCTTAAGTGAGTTGCCACTTTGAATATCAAACTGTAGTCAAAACTATGACATCTATTGGTAAACATGGAACATCCATGCTGACGATGCTGCACATTAAACTATTTGTACTATTGTTTCTATATCCATGTTTCACAGTTGGCCAAGGATCGTGCGGGATGAATCCTCACAGTAGCCGTCTCACTTCATCATTCTACTGCTCTCCCTACATTTCAGCAGACAACAGAATGAATCCCCTCAATAAAGTCCACTCTTCAgcagatgtccaggctgtcacGGTTCATTTTATCATAATTGGTAGTTCCACCTCAGGGGAAGAGAGAGACATAAAGGGGGTGAGGGCAgtggaagagacagacagactgggGAGATGGGGAGGGTTAGACAGGAGAGGGCGAGGAAAGGATGGAtgagcagaaacacaaaaacacagagcagagaggggagGAAGTCTGTGTGATGGAGGATGAGAGGGGGCGGGggcacaaagagagagaaagaagccTTCAGCCAAAATTTTAAAAGGGTTGGCCTGGCGTTTAGATGGTCAGGTCTCAGAGCAGATGGTTTAAAGACTCACTGTGGGTCTCACATTAGCGAGCGGAATATGGCTGGATACACTGCAGTGTTTCCTCTGCCAGTACACTCTGCCACGAGATATGAGATACTGGGTTAAAGAGATGTTAGTGTTAAAATGTCTCTTCTGAAGGGattagaattgttttttttcttttttttaattaattaatttttggtCAGGTATTTACAATGAAATAACACTTATGACAAGTTATTTTAGgggtttgtctattttttttttcaattttgtttttaaaactacttaaagaaaaaaagtcagcagTCCAGCAACAAAATTCTAATGTAGCCAGACAGAGAGCATCAAACACAGAACATGAAGAACAAAGAGAGAGCGATAGGGACATTTACATTGCATCACCATACACATCATGCCCATGTAGGTACCATCAACCTTTAATGTTCAACAGCTGGACAAGGGGAAGGCTTCATGGTTGATATAATAgcctccattacaaaaaaagaccccagagggatttacgagactccgaggtgatgtatggttttcgatcgtcgcgtaatcgtttagcgacagtttcgactgtgatccgtgatcacatacgcaacggattaaacatgggagacgcaactgtggccgccgtcgctaactgtgcacaattagccatgctggtttgtttattgTCAGCAAAATCACACCTTTGCGGAATCACTATGAAGACCCTAAGGCGaagagctggcacagatctttccagaaATATAGCGGGGATTTgcgggaccacactatgaaagggtcTTATGATTATTGTTGCTTGTGACTACTAGCATGTTATTGTTGCGTCGAGtgctatgtcacatcctgcttagcattctatccagtaagcaaccaggcttttcgacagggccaaaaaaagtccGGTCAAAAGAcagctcaggacggctcatattgaAATTAGGGGCGACCTACCGCAAGCTTACTTCTTATGGAATAAGATCCAACAAGAGAAGTCAGACTTGTGTATTTAACACTCAAATTATTGTCCACACATGTGCAGTCATCTTAATTGTTCCTATATACAGTCCATATGGTCATGCCTTATTGGCAGCACACAGTTGTCTTATGGACATGAACAAATACACATGTATGTCATGCAAATCCTTGCAGCTACAAGAATCAGGTGATACTACTTTTAAATTAAGATCACTTGGAATATGTATATACAACATTATTGAATGTGAACTTTATCTAAAATCACAACTGGATTTAGTAATTTTGAATATGCTTGGAATTGCAGTGAGCTATCATTAGAAATCCAATTGGACTATCTTTGTACCAGATTGTGGAAATGTTTCAAATTGTCTGAGAGGGCCACACCCCTATTTTTCACAAACAGGAGAATAAGAATCGACTTCGCTTCTCttgtaaatgtactcagttgaTTGCACATGAGTGGAGTCAACACTTTAGAGGCCTTaagcaaagacagacagagtcaGTGAgctgaggagaaagagagagatgggagAGTGAAAGAAACAGTGGGCAATATGATGACTGGCT of Centropristis striata isolate RG_2023a ecotype Rhode Island chromosome 12, C.striata_1.0, whole genome shotgun sequence contains these proteins:
- the LOC131982235 gene encoding uncharacterized protein DDB_G0283357-like — protein: MVEISRHNNERLWELGLKSHDSGVKHVTRDFHLGRWGNVNNNGYHHSELSGSSKSNSSSKSNCNSNNSSSNGNSSSSNSNSSNSSSSNSSSNSSSNSSRNSNSSINSSDSSSNSSSSNSSSNSSSNNNSSSSISSSNSNSSSNSSSSSNSSSSNSNSSNNSSSNSNSNISSSNNNSSSSISSSDSNSSNSSSNRRSNSSSKSNSSNGNSSSNSNSSNGNSSISNSDSNSSSDSNSNSNGNSSSSNSNRSSNNSNSKSSSSNSNISSNNSN